A stretch of Besnoitia besnoiti strain Bb-Ger1 chromosome V, whole genome shotgun sequence DNA encodes these proteins:
- a CDS encoding hypothetical protein (encoded by transcript BESB_058700) yields MGPAKVLRLHVFCIVFVSWSFFLCSGSESVSVSSRIPQQVESWGPNSPEVTPHSWESDNEVALSQSAVPDDLNQTQGSSGNSRRHREQKHMLGKRKRDNGVSTDVADADDGAAPSFPNETVGDTSGAPEDTPALRMTGNPDSANDSSRGDEDDPLEPAKKRDLVPDTATEPREGGSMVEVEKAQTAGTASGNAEEALNVTSVPADAMAHQEPSEEQEPHRERSEQGNESQQSTALNTPSGDPAASGAQTPDSPAAPEHTTEQTTEVKEPATGTDVSSGVASDTVEAPESHSASTVTGTVGAEEVFPLENAAAKEGVEPNAELGAIDIEGSKRTESESKPPVVSTERAFAESDAKPKVEPSVEEAEHTYVPPSHFAEGAHAYMEPAEKQETATAAVTKDGVSEQGLGMPADIKEGNSAGRAAMQGESMTPEENAGEVAAETVETLNEVTVQQPREHRPPAEHESAETAHDQLFTESEKDRPELKLQNEGDPVAKVGQALLSPDDAEAREAETSEIDSMHVGVGTSSSADTSRSGSETDAAEETQHHPSEADVEPAPTSPAATEESGRQKVENGSVEQNENFHANRADVSVQMQGPQPLVGEESRASVLDDSAHDAGSNPQLQGAPMSQGREADSEASEPQVLADSPLSGPLVDAFPPTEVHPLLPNQPAIGEQPPAWDGVDDAAGPPPHATEPEERPENEEDASARQQVSRADAAPDVDDEPPLSVWDPVSVGQTDADEASILFEQEFASGDHYDALLPSYLHPSHEQFEAGHRADEATFYSFDGDAPATAGDDGEARVSAWHPGKESRFHHRVSRPASFNFRGRPLASPGKKTNEAVPAHYLEVPTVSQWVEPAFAPSAVESLHGQFEDRHPDKAFHSLAQNHFDDDDHVLVGLQSAATQAANADTEDDSNVSSPLRRAEPADATDNDDAEASPEAAQRTSSPSAAPAVSAPSSHSTSTENPTMTEPGRESGDSSSPEEAQMLLPGPPASKLDLTTAPAEETTGGVTPSEARESEPSHAQAGRAADLLSAAADEDTVSASAPSSLAPALVSASSDAPEVAATAAAGGSSNSLADPREGRCTREELEALTQHFSGQAETCSAYRCIETEGREFRERLKEHYGSIYDEGQLDELAGLFAACYCRCPMMKCEVDYVMDTGSDSCKEATVEYCEQSNEKFVDRCTSAAEQLPLVYDLSTDPGSFKLPCRVCRREGLGQLRPDESSTTPSSVPSATPSSQQQTPPHTGLHAGEATQGGSSTTGEAILPTPSVPGGASGSASQAPTDSSGLAGSEVSGGHDRDGSSDSGASSSWQRQIPPSAEPPTLFPPTGPHPSASFGRGDDEESYPGGPSPAVSTMPSSQGGGEGASEDLSPPLLEGDTGASGAAQGPEQVVSPPGSHQLSTSVTSSSTVRVTAPESLSTAEDGPEADEADEVADGGAVSVFSSSLSAYGGALFAVLIASTA; encoded by the exons ATGGGGCCAGCGAAGGTCCTCCGCCTACACGTGTTCTGCATCGTCTTTGTATCGTGGAGTTTCTTTCTTTGCTCTGGGTCAGAGTCGGTGTCTGTGTCGAGCCGCATTCCACAGCAGGTAGAATCTTGGGGCCCCAATTCTCCTGAGGTCACTCCACACTCGTGGGAGAGCGACAATGAGGTCGCGCTCTCCCAATCTGCTGTGCCGGATGATTTGAATCAGACGCAGGGGTCTTCCGGCAACAGTCGAAGACACCGAGAGCAGAAACACATGCTAGgcaaaagaaaaagagataATGGAGTTAGCACTGACGTCGCAGACGCAGatgacggcgccgccccttCATTCCCCAACGAAACAGTTGGTGACACCTCTGGGGCACCTGAAGACACACCAGCGCTTCGTATGACAGGAAATCCAGACTCTGCAAACGATTCCAGCAGAGGAGATGAGGACGATCCACTCGAGCCAGCCAAGAAACGCGATCTTGTTCCTGACACCGCAACGGAACCTAGGGAGGGCGGTTCCATGGTAGAAGTGGAAAAGGCACAGACGGCTGGAACCGCATCAGGAAATGCCGAAGAGGCTTTGAATGTCACAAGTGTTCCTGCAGATGCCATGGCTCACCAAGAGCCGAGCGAAGAGCAAGAACCGCACCGGGAGCGCTCTGAACAGGGAAATGAAAGTCAACAATCCACCGCCTTAAACACTCCATCGGGAGACCCCGCGGCTTCAggagcgcagacgcctgATTCACCGGCAGCCCCAGAACACACAACTGAGCAGACCACTGAAGTGAAAGAACCGGCGACCGGAACAGATGTTTCCTCTGGGGTGGCGTCTGATACAGTCGAGGCACCCGAATCCCATTCCGCGTCGACCGTGACAGGGACCGTCGGAGCCGAAGAAGTGTTTCCGCTGGAAAACGCGGCAGCAAAAGAAGGGGTGGAACCAAACGCTGAACTAGGGGCGATAGACATCGAGGGTTCCAAGCGCACAGAGTCGGAGTCCAAACCTCCTGTCGTCAGTACTGaacgcgccttcgcggaaTCAGATGCGAAACCCAAAGTCGAGCCATCTGTCGAAGAGGCGGAACATACATATGTTCCGCCATCTCACTTTGCGGAAGGGGCGCATGCGTACATGGAGCCTGCTGAGAAGCAGGAGACGGCCACCGCCGCGGTCACGAAAGACGGCGTCTCGGAGCAGGGGCTGGGCATGCCCGCTGATATCAAGGAAGGAAACAGCGCAGGCCGGGCCGCCATGCAGGGAGAAAGCATGACGCCTGAGGAGAACGCGGGAGAGGTGGCGGCAGAAACTGTTGAGACTCTGAATGAAGTGACTGTCCAGCAGCCCCGCGAGCACCGCCCTCCAGCGGAGCACGAAAGTGCCGAGACCGCCCATGACCAGCTTTTCACCGAGAGCGAAAAGGACAGACCAGAACTGAAGCTGCAGAACGAAGGAGATCCCGTAGCGAAGGTGGGTCAGGCGCTGCTCTCTCCGGACGACGCTGAAGcaagagaggcggagacctCAGAAATCGATTCCATGCATGTTGGGGTGGGCACCAGCTCCAGTGCAGACACGAGTCGCTCAGGCAGTGAGACGGATGCCGCAGAAGAAACCCAGCACCACCCGTCCGAAGCCGACGTCGAACCCGCGCCCACATCTCCGGCGGCAACGGAGGAGTCCGGCCGCCAGAAGGTGGAAAATGGCTCCGTTGAGCAAAATGAAAACTTCCACGCCAACAGGGCTGATGTCAGCGTCCAGATGCAAGGTCCTCAGCCTCTGGTAGGAGAGGAGTCACGCGCTTCTGTTCTTGATGACTCTGCGCACGACGCCGGGTCGAACCCCCAGCTCCAGGGGGCACCGATGAGCCAAGGTCGCGAAGCAGACTCGGAGGCGTCAGAGCCCCAGGTGTTGGCGGACTCGCCCCTTTCCGGTCCTCTGGTAGATGCGTTCCCCCCCACGGAAGTGCATCCTCTTTTGCCAAATCAACCTGCAATCGGCGAGCAACCTCCCGCGTGGGATGGCGTTGACGACGCAGCAGGACCGCCTCCTCACGCCACAGAGCCTGAAGAACGGccagaaaacgaagaagacgccagcgcgaggcagcaagtgtcccgcgcggacgcggcgcctgacGTGGACGACGAGcctcctctttctgtctGGGACCCTGTCAGCGTTGGTCAgaccgacgcagacgaggcctcGATTCTTTTCGAACAAGAGTTCGCCTCCGGCGACCACTACGATGCGTTGCTCCCCTCGTACCTCCACCCTTCTCATGAGCAGTTTGAAGCAGGTCACCGTGCCGATGAGGCGACTTTCTATTCGTTCGACGGGGATGCTCCAGCCACCGCTGGTGATGACGGAGAGGCACGGGTGTCTGCGTGGCACCCCGGCAAAGAGTCTCGCTTTCACCATCGGGTGTCTCGTCCTGCCTCTTTCAACTTCCGCGGGCGGCCACTGGCCTCACCAGGGAAAAAGACAAACGAAGCTGTGCCCGCCCATTATCTGGAGGTCCCCACAGTGAGCCAGTGGGTGGAACCCGCTTTCGCCCCTTCGGCAGTCGAATCTTTGCACGGCCAGTTCGAAGACCGGCACCCCGACAAAGCCTTCCACTCTCTCGCGCAAAACCATTTTGATGACGACGACCACGTGCTTGTCGGTCTCCAGTCGGCAGCAACGCAAGCTGCCAACGCGGACACGGAAGACGACTCGAATGTCTCGTCGCCCCTTCGACGAGCAGAACCCGCCGACGCCACCGACAACGACGACGCTGAGGCATCTCCCGAGGCGGCTCAGCGGACTTCCTCAccgtccgcagcgccggccgTTTCCGCGCCCTCTAGTCATTCAACCAGCACTGAAAACCCAACGATGACAGAGCCTGGGAGAGAGAGTGGTGATTCGTCGTCTCCTGAAGAAGCACAAATGCTTCTTCCGGGACCTCCCGCCTCTAAACTGGACCTCACTACAGCTCCCGCCGAGGAAACCACCGGAGGCGTGACACCTTCAGAGGCGCGGGAAAGCGAACCGAGCCACGCTCAAGcggggcgcgcagcagaccttctgtctgcagccgccgacgaggatactgtctccgcttccgcACCGTCTTCGCTTGCACCAGCCCTtgtgtctgcctcttccgaTGCCCCCGAGGTCGCagccaccgccgccgccggcggctcctCCAACTCACTCGCAGACCCCCGCGAGGGGAGATGCACGCGCGAagagctcgaggcgctgaCGCAGCACTTTTCGGGTCAGGCAGAGACATGCAGCGCGTACCGTTGCATCGAGACTGAAGGCCGTGAGTTTCGAGAGCGTCTCAAGGAGCACTACGGATCTATCTACGACGAGGGGCAGCTGGACGAACTGGCTGGACTGTTTGCTGCGTGCTACTGCCGCTGCCCGATGATGAAATGCGAAGTTGACTATGTCATGGACACTGGTTCTGACTCGTGTAAGGAGGCGACCGTGGAGTACTGCGAGCAGTCAAACGAAAAATTCGTCGACAGATGCACGTCCGCAGCAGAGCAACTGCCCCTCGTCTACGACCTAAGCACCGACCCGGGGAGCTTCAAACTCCCATGCAGGGTGTGCAG GCGTGAGGGCCTTGGTCAATTGAGGCCAGACGAGTCGTCCACGACGCCCTCTTCCGTCCCCTCCGCGACCCCGTcttcgcagcagcagacgcctcctCACACAGGACTGCatgcgggcgaggcgacacAGGGGGGCAGCTCTACAACCGGTGAAGCAATCCTCCCGACGCCGTCAGTACCGGGGGGAGCTTCAGGCAGCGCTTCTCAGGCGCCGACTGATTCCTCAGGATTAGCTGGAAGCGAAGTGAGCGGCGGACACGACCGGGATGGCTCGAGCGACTCAGGCGCATCTTCAAGCTGGCAACGCCAGATTCCGCCGAGCGCAGAGCCCCCCACACTCTTTCCTCCTACGGGGCCGCATCCCTCGGCCTCCTTtggcagaggcgacgacgaagaaagcTACCCGGGAGGCCCTTCTCCCGCCGTCTCCACTATGCCTTCGTCGCAGGGCGGAGGTGAGGGCGCCTCTGAGGacctgtctcctcctctgttGGAAGGGGACACTGGAGCCAGTGGCGCCGCGCAAGGGCCTGAGCAAGTCGTCTCTCCCCCGGGATCACACCAGCTTTCCACTTCGGTGACGTCCTCTAGCACTGTGCGAGTAACGGCACCTGAAAGTCTGTCAACCGCGGAAGATGGACCGGAAGcggacgaggcagacgaagtGGCAGATGGGGGAGCTGTGAGCGTGTTTTCGAGCTCGCTGTCGGCCTACGGGGGCGCTCTATTCGCCGTGCTTATCGCGAGTACTGCGTGA